One Brassica napus cultivar Da-Ae chromosome A5, Da-Ae, whole genome shotgun sequence DNA window includes the following coding sequences:
- the LOC106436261 gene encoding probable galacturonosyltransferase-like 4, which translates to MASRSLSYTQLLGLLSFILLLFTTSSTAVRVGVILHKPSAPTLPVFREAPAFRNGDQCEADKIHIAMTLDTNYLRGTMAAVLSLLQHSTCPENLSFHFLSLPHFENDLFSSIKSTFPYLNFKIYTFDPNLVRSKISKSIRQALDQPLNYARIYLADIIPTSVDRIIYLDSDLVVVDDIEKLWHVEMEGKVVAAPEYCHANFTYYFTKAFWSDPELVKVLEGKRPCYFNTGVMVVDVGKWRRGMYTQKVEEWMTVQKQKRIYHLGSLPPFLLIFAGDIKAVDHRWNQHGLGGDNFEGKCRTLHPGPISLLHWSGKGKPWLRLDSRKPCIVDHLWAPYDLYRSSRHSLEE; encoded by the coding sequence ATGGCCTCAAGGAGCCTCTCCTACACACAACTCCTAGGCCTCCTGTCCTTTATCCTCCTCTTGTTCACAACCTCCTCAACCGCGGTTCGTGTTGGAGTCATTCTCCATAAGCCCTCTGCTCCAACCCTTCCTGTATTCAGAGAAGCCCCAGCTTTTAGAAACGGTGATCAATGTGAGGCTGATAAGATTCATATCGCCATGACTCTAGACACAAACTACCTCCGTGGAACAATGGCTGCTGTCTTGTCTCTCCTACAACATTCAACTTGTCCTGAAAACCTCTCTTTTCATTTCCTCTCCCTTCCTCATTTCGAAAACGACCTCTTCTCCAGCATCAAATCAACTTTTCCTTACCTAAACTTCAAGATTTATACGTTCGACCCAAACCTAGTCCGCAGCAAAATCTCCAAATCTATCAGACAAGCCCTGGATCAACCCTTAAACTACGCGAGAATCTACCTCGCGGATATCATTCCTACCAGCGTCGACAGGATCATATACCTAGACTCGGACCTTGTCGTGGTCGACGACATAGAGAAGCTATGGCATGTTGAGATGGAAGGTAAAGTCGTGGCAGCTCCAGAGTACTGCCACGCGAACTTCACCTACTATTTCACAAAAGCTTTCTGGTCGGACCCGGAACTAGTCAAAGTCCTTGAAGGAAAACGCCCGTGTTATTTCAACACGGGCGTTATGGTCGTGGACGTTGGTAAATGGAGGAGAGGGATGTACACACAGAAGGTAGAAGAGTGGATGACGGTACAGAAGCAGAAGAGGATATACCATTTGGGATCATTGCCTCCGTTCTTGCTGATATTCGCCGGAGATATAAAAGCTGTTGATCACCGGTGGAACCAGCATGGTCTAGGAGGTGATAATTTTGAAGGGAAATGTAGAACGTTGCATCCAGGTCCGATAAGTCTTCTTCATTGGAGTGGGAAAGGGAAGCCGTGGCTGAGATTAGATTCAAGAAAGCCTTGTATTGTTGATCATCTTTGGGCTCCGTATGACTTGTATCGTTCGTCAAGACATTCATTAGAAGAGTAG
- the LOC106436264 gene encoding probable serine incorporator yields MSCLACCCASATCGLCSSVASGISRKSARIAYCGLFGASLVVSWILRETAAPLLEKLSWINTSDSYTKEWYQQQAVLRVSFGNFLFFAIYALVMIGVKDQNDRRDSWHHGGWPVKMIVWFLLVVLMFFVPNEIISIYGILSKFGAGAFLLVQVVLLLDATHNWNDSWVEKDERKWYVALLVISIVCYIATYAFSGVLFMWFNPSGHDCGLNVFFIVMTMILAFVFAIVALHPAVNGSLLPASVISVYCAYVCYTGLSSEPHDYVCNGLNRSKAVTASTLILGMLTTVLSVLYSALRAGSSTTFLSPPSSPRAGGKEALLEDPEDGKKNGEAEARPVSYSYSFFHIIFALASMYAAMLLSGWTDSSESASLIDVGWTSVWVKICTGWVTAALYIWTLIAPLILPDREFY; encoded by the exons ATGTCGTGCTTAGCTTGTTGCTGTGCGTCGGCGACGTGTGGGCTGTGCTCGTCGGTGGCTTCCGGGATCTCGAGGAAATCGGCGAGGATCGCTTATTGTGGCCTCTTCGGTGCCTCCCTTGTCGTCTCTTGGATCCTCCGCGAGACCGCCGCTCCGCTCCTCGAGAAATTATCTT GGATAAACACTTCGGATTCATATACTAAAGAATGGTATCAGCAGCAAGCTGTTCTTCGTGTGAGCTTTGGGAACTTCCTCTTCTTTGCCATTTACGCTTTGGTCATGATTGGTGTGAAAGACCAGAACGATAGGCGTGACTCGTGGCACCACGGTGGATGGCCTGTGAAGATGATTGTTTGGTTTCTGCTTGTTGTCCTTATGTTCTTTGTTCCAAATGAAATCATCTCAATCTATG GAATCTTATCAAAGTTTGGTGCTGGAGCATTTCTGTTGGTTCAAGTGGTCTTGTTGCTAGATGCTACGCATAACTGGAATGATTCTTGGGTCGAGAAGGATGAAAGGAAGTG GTATGTCGCTCTGCTTGTCATATCTATCGTGTGTTACATTGCCACATACGCCTTCTCAGGAGTCCTGTTCATGTGGTTCAACCCGTCTGGTCATGACTGTGGACTAAATGTTTTCTTCATTGTCATGACGATGATTCTTGCCTTTGTTTTCGCCATTGTTGCCTTGCATCCTGCGGTGAATGGCAGCCTTTTACCGGCATCGGTTATATCCGTTTACTGTGCGTACGTCTGTTACACGGGTCTCTCTAGCGAACCACACGATTACGTGTGCAATGGACTCAACAGATCTAAGGCAGTGACCGCTAGTACGTTAATTCTCGGAATGCTCACTACAGTTCTCTCGGTTCTCTACTCTGCCCTCAGAGCTGGCTCTTCTACTACATTCCTCTCACCACCATCATCTCCCAGAGCAG GTGGGAAGGAGGCATTGTTAGAAGACCCTGAGGATGGGAAGAAGAACGGTGAAGCAGAGGCACGGCCTGTGAGTTACTCATACTCTTTCTTCCATATAATCTTTGCGCTAGCGAGCATGTACGCGGCAATGCTTCTCTCGGGATGGACTGACTCTTCAGAGAGTGCGTCTCTGATCGACGTGGGATGGACCTCGGTTTGGGTCAAGATTTGCACCGGTTGGGTCACTGCTGCACTCTACATCTGGACACTCATCGCACCCCTCATCCTTCCGGATCGTGAGTTCTACTAA
- the LOC106436265 gene encoding BTB/POZ and MATH domain-containing protein 2-like isoform X1: protein MDAIRVCAEVPGSSKPTLTESTSRTETINCSHEFKISGYSLGKGMGIGKYVASDTFTVGGFSWAIYFYPDGKSPEDNSLYVSLFIALASEGADVRALFELTLVDQSGNERHKVHSHFGRTLESGPYTLKYRGSMWGYKRFFKRTLLEESDYLKDDCLLVRCCVGVVKSSTEGPRSYNIPVPGSDLGYQFGKVLESGRGADVALHVDGETFLAHRVVLAARSPVFRAQLFGPLRNKNTKRINIEDIEAPIFKMFLHFIYWDELPDMEDLMGTDLKWASTLVAQHLLAAADRYALERLRTICESKLCEGISINTVATTLALAEQHHCFQLKAACLKFIALPANLKAVMETDGFDYLKESCPGLLSELLEYVARLSEHSLASSWNRKEFYPDGCDVNGRRVKQRLH from the exons ATGGACGCGATTAGGGTTTGCGCGGAGGTTCCGGGATCTTCGAAACCGACCCTCACGGAGTCAACCTCTCGCACGGAGACCATCAACTGCTCGCACGAATTCAAAATCAGCGGATACTCTCTCGGCAAAGGGATGGGGATAGGCAAATACGTGGCCTCTGACACCTTCACGGTCGGTGGATTCTCCTGGGCCATCTACTTCTACCCAGACGGGAAGAGTCCGGAGGATAACTCTCTCTACGTGTCTCTCTTTATAGCCCTCGCGAGCGAAGGTGCTGACGTTAGAGCTTTGTTTGAGTTGACGCTCGTTGACCAGAGCGGTAACGAGAGGCATAAAGTGCATAGCCATTTCGGGAGGACTTTGGAGAGTGGGCCTTATACGCTTAAGTACAGAGGGAGTATGTG gGGATATAAGCGGTTTTTTAAGAGGACGCTGCTTGAGGAGTCGGATTATTTGAAGGATGATTGTCTTTTGGTTCGGTGTTGTGTTGGTGTGGTGAAGTCAAGCACGGAGGGGCCGAGGAGTTATAATATTCCTGTTCCGGGGTCTGACTTGGGTTATCAGTTTGGGAAGGTTTTGGAGAGTGGGAGAGGAGCTGATGTTGCTCTCCATGTTGATGGAGAGACGTTTCTTGCTCACAGAGTGGTTCTTGCTGCTCGGTCTCCTGTTTTCAGGGCGCAGCTTTTTGGACCGTTGAGAAACAAAAATACGAAACGCATTAACATAGAAGACATTGAAGCCCCCATTTTCAAG ATGTTCCTCCATTTTATCTACTGGGACGAATTGCCTGATATGGAAGACTTGATGGGCACAGACTTGAAATGGGCGTCGACTCTCGTGGCTCAGCATCTGCTTGCGGCTGCAGACCGTTACGCTCTCGAGCGGCTTAGAACAATCTGCGAGTCAAAACTCTGCGAAGGAATCAGCATAAACACGGTTGCAACCACATTGGCTTTGGCAGAGCAGCATCATTGTTTCCAGCTGAAAGCTGCATGCCTCAAATTCATAGCTCTGCCAGCAAATCTgaaag ctgTGATGGAAACGGATGGGTTTGATTATCTGAAGGAAAGCTGCCCGGGCTTACTAAGTGAGCTTCTGGAGTATGTGGCTAGGCTGAGTGAGCATTCTTTAGCATCGTCATGGAATCGGAAAGAGTTTTATCCTGATGGTTGTGACGTGAATGGGAGACGCGTCAAGCAGCGGTTACACTGA
- the LOC106436265 gene encoding BTB/POZ and MATH domain-containing protein 2-like isoform X2 produces the protein MDAIRVCAEVPGSSKPTLTESTSRTETINCSHEFKISGYSLGKGMGIGKYVASDTFTVGGFSWAIYFYPDGKSPEDNSLYVSLFIALASEGADVRALFELTLVDQSGNERHKVHSHFGRTLESGPYTLKYRGSMWGYKRFFKRTLLEESDYLKDDCLLVRCCVGVVKSSTEGPRSYNIPVPGSDLGYQFGKVLESGRGADVALHVDGETFLAHRVVLAARSPVFRAQLFGPLRNKNTKRINIEDIEAPIFKDILFASVQPGSFSWGAALVLKYITHPG, from the exons ATGGACGCGATTAGGGTTTGCGCGGAGGTTCCGGGATCTTCGAAACCGACCCTCACGGAGTCAACCTCTCGCACGGAGACCATCAACTGCTCGCACGAATTCAAAATCAGCGGATACTCTCTCGGCAAAGGGATGGGGATAGGCAAATACGTGGCCTCTGACACCTTCACGGTCGGTGGATTCTCCTGGGCCATCTACTTCTACCCAGACGGGAAGAGTCCGGAGGATAACTCTCTCTACGTGTCTCTCTTTATAGCCCTCGCGAGCGAAGGTGCTGACGTTAGAGCTTTGTTTGAGTTGACGCTCGTTGACCAGAGCGGTAACGAGAGGCATAAAGTGCATAGCCATTTCGGGAGGACTTTGGAGAGTGGGCCTTATACGCTTAAGTACAGAGGGAGTATGTG gGGATATAAGCGGTTTTTTAAGAGGACGCTGCTTGAGGAGTCGGATTATTTGAAGGATGATTGTCTTTTGGTTCGGTGTTGTGTTGGTGTGGTGAAGTCAAGCACGGAGGGGCCGAGGAGTTATAATATTCCTGTTCCGGGGTCTGACTTGGGTTATCAGTTTGGGAAGGTTTTGGAGAGTGGGAGAGGAGCTGATGTTGCTCTCCATGTTGATGGAGAGACGTTTCTTGCTCACAGAGTGGTTCTTGCTGCTCGGTCTCCTGTTTTCAGGGCGCAGCTTTTTGGACCGTTGAGAAACAAAAATACGAAACGCATTAACATAGAAGACATTGAAGCCCCCATTTTCAAG GACATTCTGTTTGCGAGTGTACAACCCGGGAGCTTCTCCTGGGGCGCTGCTCTTGTTCTCAAATATATAACTCACCCGGGATAA
- the LOC106436253 gene encoding guanylate kinase 3, chloroplastic-like yields MFHRFCSSLSRSSIIFPKSIKSPPLPFPRSLRRFPPSLSFSSFKMSDTDKPIPSPTKQETLRSLESHLGSPFTSSPIIPPPNQLIIVISGPSGVGKDAVINKLREAREHLHFVVTATSRPMRPGEVDGKDYFFVTRDDFLSMVENEELLEYALVYGEYKGIPKRQIRESMSKGEDIVLRVDIQGAQTLRKILGSSAVFVFLVAESEVAMVERLVDRKTERQEELLVRVATAREEVRHLKSFDYVVVNAKGRLDDAVRRVEAIIDAEKSRVHQRVVRI; encoded by the coding sequence ATGTTTCACCGGTTCTgttcctctctctctcgctccTCCATCATCTTCCCCAAATCCATAAAGTCTCCTCCTTTACCTTTCCCTCGCTCCCTCCGTCGATTtcctccctctctctccttctcctccttCAAAATGTCCGATACCGACAAACCAATCCCATCTCCGACCAAACAAGAAACCCTCCGCTCTCTCGAATCCCACCTCGGCTCCCCCTTCACCTCCTCCCCCATCATCCCCCCTCCCAACCAACTCATCATCGTCATCTCCGGCCCCAGCGGCGTCGGCAAAGACGCCGTCATCAACAAGCTCCGAGAAGCCCGCGAACACCTCCACTTCGTCGTCACCGCCACCAGCCGCCCGATGCGTCCCGGCGAAGTCGACGGCAAAGACTACTTCTTCGTCACCAGAGACGACTTCTTATCAATGGTGGAGAACGAGGAGCTTTTAGAATACGCCTTGGTCTACGGAGAGTACAAAGGCATCCCCAAGAGGCAGATCCGCGAGTCCATGTCCAAAGGGGAAGACATCGTCCTCAGAGTCGACATCCAGGGAGCGCAGACGCTGCGGAAGATCCTCGGGAGCTCCGCGGTGTTTGTGTTCTTGGTGGCTGAGAGCGAGGTCGCGATGGTGGAGAGGTTGGTCGATAGGAAGACGGAGAGACAGGAGGAGTTGCTTGTGAGAGTGGCGACGGCGAGGGAGGAGGTTAGGCATTTGAAGAGCTTTGATTACGTTGTGGTTAATGCCAAAGGGAGGCTTGATGATGCGGTGAGGCGCGTGGAGGCTATTATTGATGCGGAGAAGTCTAGAGTTCACCAGAGGGTTGTCAGAATTTGA
- the LOC125608710 gene encoding F-box protein DOR-like, which produces MSLCIEAVGFNPSQSRLHGLVLHKIAGSPAAIDRLPNIPRSEKYSFVKPPPERNLKMEKLINFQGKLASVRSRIFDSEESLSLEILILKDPKKHEWAIRIFNLPPMWKDGAAGKYLDVVGVTATNELVLSPRFPSYLYYYNFVSKDISRVDIQGIGAFEKEPRAHVILNHVEDAKIMELF; this is translated from the exons ATGTCGTTGTGTATCGAAGCGGTGGGCTTCAATCCTTCGCAGTCAAGACTTCACGGACTTGTTCTTCACAAGATCGCTGGCTCGCCCGCAGCTATTGATCGCCTTCCAAATATTCCGCG ATCTGAGAAGTACAGCTTTGTTAAACCACCCCCGGAAAGAAATTTAAAGATGGAAAAGCTGATAAACTTCCAAGGTAAATTGGCTTCAGTAAGGTCCAGAATCTTTGATAGTGAAGAAAGTTTAAGTTTagagattttgattctaaaagaCCCTAAAAAGCATGAATGGGCCATACGTATTTTCAATCTACCTCCTATGTGGAAGGACGGAGCTGCAGGGAAGTACTTAGACGTTGTTGGAGTTACTGCTACAAATGAATTAGTTTTGTCACCTCGCTTTCCATCCTACCTTTACTACTACAATTTCGTCAGCAAAGATATATCAAGAGTTGATATCCAGGGAATTGGAGCGTTTGAGAAGGAACCTAGAGCTCACGTAATACTGAAccatgttgaggatgccaagATTATGGAATTGTTTTAG
- the LOC106436254 gene encoding uncharacterized protein LOC106436254, whose amino-acid sequence MGSEKFGDDDRSIHLQVLDLQKLEEARGSSDTVLDFRNSVEKGDSGETADATPASSAIAFHRSSSPPEQKLTLFALRLAIIEKVATCLGTLGFIWATVVLLGGFAITLEKSDFWFITVILLIEGTRIFSRSHELEWQHQATWTVAGVGISSFRALQASSVSLLRKLKRISGGVLKPILESRLSQETPRTWKNSDVPLLPYAKWLYISTYVSRLLYWLQLLSATACVALSSYKLVRHNYGDVHDGELDKRNRKAALSIFYSLALAEALLFLAEKAYWEWQVSVCNLLENVTKDCGFGVTGLVSIKRFFYDAYSKSVNGSIFDGVKMDMVSFAMELLGSSCPDEQLIGARILRQFAVNERFAEDTLEKIGINLPVIERLVEMLNWKDMQEEEIRRSAAEILSKLAGKKQNSLRVAGISGAMESISSLLQKTRSLGEAPDEIGERKIFHDHHLQYDYCRFNNLGLLILKKLSRDHDNCGKIGNTRGLLPKIIDFMHTDATLLKDENAEMVLSRVLTVKRSLQLVKMLVSMSGNTGRCLRKEISEIVFTVSNLRDVLRHGVRYPKLQKLGTEILSFLALETEARERIGVTGGVLKELFNIFLKSKAHGDVNESRVRIAAGEAIAMLALESRSNCVHILKLGVLVRLVDALEVPLVRVNAARVLRNLCMYSGHECFIDLMFIKAAAPTVLKSITSGDNKLQEVMLGLATQVFKFMSSEEAHVALTDSGIKKQELANSLVAILKKHDKPAIKVPRIRRFVIELAIWMMEDDVENVVMFRDLGMERELEKVLETTAELENFDVFSGTVGVSRHSRTVHWLAELALTFLKEDQP is encoded by the exons ATGGGTTCCGAGAAATTTGGAGACGATGATCGGAGCATCCATTTGCag GTATTGGATCTCCAGAAGCTGGAGGAAGCGCGAGGCTCAAGCGACACCGTATTGGATTTCAGAAACAGCGTCGAGAAAGGAGACAGCGGCGAAACCGCAGACGCTACTCCTGCTTCTTCCGCGATCGCGTTCCACAGATCATCATCCCCGCCTGAGCAAAAGCTCACACTATTCGCTCTCCGCCTTGCGATCATCGAGAAAGTCGCTACCTGTCTCGGAACACTAGGTTTCATCTGGGCCACGGTGGTTCTTCTCGGCGGCTTCGCCATCACCCTCGAGAAATCCGATTTCTGGTTCATCACCGTCATCCTCCTCATCGAAGGCACTCGCATCTTCAGCAGAAGCCACGAGCTCGAGTGGCAGCATCAGGCCACGTGGACTGTCGCAGGCGTTGGAATCAGTAGCTTCCGTGCGTTACAAGCAAGCTCTGTTTCGCTTCTCAGAAAATTAAAACGAATCAG TGGAGGAGTCTTGAAGCCAATCCTCGAAAGCAGATTAAGTCAAGAAACCCCTCGGACATGGAAAAACTCAGATGTTCCTCTGCTTCCCTACGCGAAATGGCTCTACATTTCAACCTATGTGAGCCGTCTTCTCTACTGGCTCCAGCTCCTCTCAGCAACCGCCTGCGTGGCTCTCTCTTCATACAAGCTCGTCAGACACAACTACGGAGATGTTCACGACGGAGAGCTGGACAAGAGGAACAGAAAAGCCGCTCTTAGCATCTTCTACTCGCTAGCCCTAGCCGAGGCTTTGCTGTTTCTTGCAGAGAAAGCTTACTGGGAGTGGCAGGTCAGTGTGTGTAATTTGCTTGAGAATGTGACTAAAGATTGTGGCTTTGGTGTTACTGGGTTGGTCTCTATAAAGAGATTCTTCTACGATGCTTACTCAAAGTCTGTGAATGGGAGCATCTTTGATGGGGTTAAGATGGATATGGTCAGCTTTGCTATGGAACTGTTGGGGTCTAGTTGCCCAGATGAACAGCTTATAGGTGCAAGAATTCTCAGACAGTTTGCGGTGAATGAGCGGTTCGCAGAGGATACCCTTGAGAAGATTGGAATCAACTTGCCTGTCATTGAAAG GTTGGTGGAGATGCTGAACTGGAAAGACATGCAAGAAGAAGAAATTAGGAGATCAGCAGCTGAGATACTATCAAAACTCGCTGGCAAGAAACAGAACTCTCTAAGAGTAGCCGGGATCTCTGGTGCCATGGAATCGATATCATCACTATTACAGAAGACAAGATCTTTAGGTGAAGCTCCTGATGAGATTGGAGAGAGGAAAATCTTCCACGACCATCATCTACAGTACGATTACTGTAGGTTCAACAACTTAGGCCTCTTGATTCTAAAGAAGTTATCCAGAGATCATGATAACTGTGGAAAAATCGGCAACACGAGAGGACTTCTTCCAAAGATTATTGACTTCATGCACACGGATGCAACACTCTTGAAGGATGAGAACGCAGAGATGGTTCTCTCACGAGTCTTGACAGTGAAACGGTCCTTGCAGCTAGTGAAAATGTTGGTAAGCATGAGTGGGAACACTGGGAGGTGTCTTAGGAAAGAAATCTCGGAGATCGTTTTCACAGTCAGTAACTTGAGAGATGTACTGCGTCATGGAGTGAGATACCCTAAACTACAGAAGCTTGGGACTGAGATTCTGAGCTTCCTGGCCCTTGAGACAGAGGCAAGGGAGAGAATTGGTGTGACTGGAGGTGTCTTGAAAGAGCTCTTCAACATTTTCTTGAAAAGCAAGGCACATGGGGATGTGAATGAGAGCCGGGTTAGAATCGCTGCAGGGGAAGCTATAGCTATGCTTGCTTTGGAAAGTAGAAGCAACTGCGTCCACATTTTAAAGCTTGGAGTGTTGGTAAGACTTGTGGATGCACTTGAGGTTCCTTTGGTCCGTGTCAATGCTGCGAGAGTGTTGAGAAACTTGTGCATGTACTCAGGACATGAATGCTTTATAGACCTGATGTTCATTAAAGCAGCAGCTCCCACG GTGTTGAAATCAATAACATCAGGAGACAACAAACTACAAGAAGTGATGCTAGGGTTAGCAACACAAGTGTTCAAGTTCATGAGTTCAGAAGAAGCACACGTTGCACTGACAGATTCAGGGATCAAGAAGCAAGAACTGGCGAACTCGCTGGTTGCTATCCTGAAGAAACATGACAAGCCAGCGATTAAGGTTCCAAGAATTAGGAGGTTTGTGATTGAGCTGGCGATATGGATGATGGAAGATGACGTGGAGAACGTTGTGATGTTTAGAGATTTAGGTATGGAGAGAGAGCTGGAGAAAGTTCTTGAAACTACGGCTGAGCTTGAGAACTTTGATGTTTTCTCGGGCACGGTTGGTGTGAGCCGACATAGCAGAACGGTTCATTGGTTGGCTGAGTTGGCTTTAACATTTCTCAAGGAAGATCAACCATAA
- the LOC106436263 gene encoding mitogen-activated protein kinase kinase 8: MALIRNNRFMNLKLSLPQAPSTSLPCFIPIATASTTVTSSTSNTISASDLERVNVLGFGSGGTVYKVSHKTTSATYALKKVKEDMDSTSRHQLLRETEILRLVDSPYVVKCHDIYEKPSGEVSILMEYMDLGTLESLRGNVVKEDQLALIARQVLKGLSYLHGLKIVHRDIKPANLLRNSREEVKIADFGVSKIMVKSLDKSNTFTGTCAYMSPERFDSEAADVSEEDKSNVYAGDIWSFGLTMLEILVGHFPLLAHEDKPDWATLMCAVCLGESPKAPEECSEELKSFVDCCLRKKPSERWTASQLLNHPFLLQQD, encoded by the coding sequence ATGGCTTTGATTAGAAACAATCGATTCATGAATCTCAAGCTTTCTCTTCCACAAGCTCCTTCCACTTCCCTCCCTTGCTTCATCCCCATCGCAACAGCCTCAACAACAGTTACTTCCTCCACAAGCAACACCATCTCTGCTTCTGATTTGGAGAGAGTCAACGTTCTAGGCTTCGGAAGCGGTGGAACCGTCTACAAAGTCAGCCACAAGACAACCTCAGCGACCTACGCGTTGAAGAAGGTCAAAGAAGACATGGATTCTACTTCCCGACACCAACTCCTCCGCGAGACAGAGATCCTCCGCCTTGTCGACTCTCCTTACGTCGTAAAGTGTCACGACATCTACGAGAAACCTTCCGGAGAAGTATCTATTCTGATGGAGTACATGGACCTTGGTACGTTAGAGTCTCTACGCGGCAACGTCGTCAAAGAGGATCAGCTAGCTTTGATCGCACGTCAAGTTTTGAAAGGGTTAAGTTACTTGCATGGGCTCAAGATCGTTCATAGAGACATCAAGCCAGCGAATCTGCTACGTAACTCGAGAGAAGAGGTCAAGATCGCAGACTTTGGAGTGAGCAAGATCATGGTCAAGTCGTTAGACAAAAGCAACACGTTCACCGGCACGTGCGCTTACATGAGCCCCGAGAGATTCGACAGTGAAGCTGCTGATGTTTCGGAGGAAGACAAATCAAACGTTTACgctggagatatttggagtttTGGTCTTACCATGCTGGAGATCTTGGTGGGTCACTTCCCTCTGCTTGCGCATGAAGATAAACCAGATTGGGCAACGCTTATGTGCGCTGTGTGCTTAGGAGAATCACCGAAAGCTCCCGAGGAATGCTCTGAAGAGTTGAAGAGTTTTGTTGATTGTTGTTTACGCAAGAAACCTAGCGAGAGATGGACAGCTTCACAGCTTCTCAACCACCCTTTTCTTCTCCAGCAAGATTAG